A window of Nostoc sp. PCC 7120 = FACHB-418 genomic DNA:
AGAAGTTATCATGCGGATCTCAATGCTGTGAATCGTCGGCGGCGATCGCACTATTTGCTCGAAGCTGGTTGGAGGGCAGATAATGCCATTCAAGGACTTGGGCGCTCTCACCGGACTAACCAAGCATCTGCACCAGTATTCCGTCCAGTGACCACTAACGTTAGAGGTGAACGCCGCTTCATCTCGACTATCGCTCGACGGTTGGACAGCTTGGGCGCACTGACACGGGGGCAACGGCAGACTGGAGGTAATGGAATCTTCGACACTAAGGATAATCTTGAATCCCAGTACGCGGAGTATGCCTTGTACGAACTCTTTAAGCAGATATTCCAAGGTCGATTCTATGAGGTTCCACTAGGGACTTTTGAGCAAATGACTGGACTCAGCCTGACTTCTCATGAAGGCGGGATGAAGATCGACCTCCCACCCTTGCGACAGTTCCTTAATCGACTGCTGGCTTTGACTATCAGGATGCAGAACGTGATTTTCGAGCGTTTTGAGTTGCTCTTGAGTCAACAAATTGAGACGGCGATCGCAAACGGTATCTTTGAAGCTGGAGTAGAAACGCTCCGTGCTGAAAGGTTTACTATCGAAAGCTGCGAATCTGTTTACACGCACCCAGATACCGGGAGTGTAACTAACTACCTGAAGGTCGAGCAAGTTCAACGAAATAACATCAGAACTGCTGTCGAGATGCTTGAGTTTGCTGCTAAGTACCAAGGACAACTCATGGTAAATCAGAAATCCAGTAACGCGGCTGTATCCATTCCTACGCACAGTATATTCGACTGTGATGGTGGTGTTGTGCCACGGGTTTTACTCGTCCGTCCACAGAAAGAAACTCGTGTACCAGTCGAACAATTGGAATCATCCACTTGGCAGCAGGTTTCGGCTGAGGAGTTTGTTACGGCGTGGTCGAGAGAAGTTGATGAATTACCCAGATTCACTACTGATTACTTGCATTTGGTTACAGGCATATTGCTACCCATTTGGAAAATTCTGCCACAGAAGAACAGCCGGGTGTTTCGCCTGCAAACAAGTGATGGACAGAAAATTCTGGGGCGGGTTGTTCATGCCTCAGACATCCAGACCGTTACTGAACAGCTTGGGCTGAAGAACAAGCTGCTTTCTCCAGCAGAACTTGTTTCATTGGTACTCAACGAAGGCTATTCTCAGCAGTTGCCCGGAGGAGTCACGCTGCGGCGGTCTTCCATTGCTGGGGAACCTCGCTTGGAATTGGTTGAGGCTCTTTCCCTAGCTGACAGACTTGTGGCTGTGGGTTGTTTCAGTGAAGTAATTCAGTGGCGCAAGCGGATATTCATTCCCACTGGCGACAAAGCTGCTGCTGTTCTGGCGGCGGTGATTGGGATTCTTGGGTAATGAAAGCAAAGCGATGTGGGTGAACTACCCGTCGCTTTGTTTTTTCTAAGATTCTGGTGTGCAGTTGCGACTTTTGATAATTCTTATTACTAGCTCAATTTTTCCGCATCCCTTCCACAGCTTTTCCACAGCTACCTCGGCTATTTTCCACAGACAGTCAACAAGGCTACAGGCTTTTGCCGTGTCGCTGGGGATTTTATCTTCTAGGCTTTAAGTCTTGTTAATTACTGAGTTTTTATTAAGTAACGTAACAGAAATGTATCTTCAACCCTGATGCTGCCGTAATACTTAATTCTTTTTGTACTTATGCTTGACATTTCGCAACATTGACAACCCTACCCCCTGGAGTTGCACAATAATTCGACTAGTCCTTCTTGTCGTTAAGACTTCTACAAATATCTGTATAAGAGTATTTAAACGTATTACAGATTGTTTAGTAGCTACTCAACGATATAGCAAAGGTTAAAGCTAGTTGTCAGGTTAATTCTCTTGTCTCCAGTCCGCATCCTATGAACGCAACAGTTAGCATTTTCACTCAAATCCCTGCCTCCTTGCACGATTGTATGCAGGATTACTTACAGCAACACCCAGATTGGGATGAGAAACGTTTACTGGCTGCGGCTGTCTCACTGTTTCTGCTGCAAAACGGTGATGGAGATCGCCATGTTGGGCAAGTTTATCTTGAGGCTATGTTCCATCGTTCTTGAATCAACATCAGTGGTGCTATATTCTCAAGCACCAATCTATCAGCATGAACAAACCGTACTTAATATCTATGCACTGTATCTGCTTCGCTCATCAACATAGCAATCTAAGTCTAGCTTTGCCAAATAATTAGCAAAGTCTCTAGCATCTTCCCAACTTGTTAATCGAGCATATATTACCGCATTTCCTCGGTCTTCATCGAAGCAGCACTCAGTTTTATACACTTTTCCTGATAAATATTCTTGAATTTTCTTAACGCTTGCGGGGCTGAATCTATACTTGTTTTCGCTAAATCCTTCAACGCAATCAGCAGTAACAACGAATTTATATTTCCCCCTAGATTTAATATAAATGTCAATCCAATTTTTGTTGTTTTGGTGAATTTTCTGGCGGTATTTAGCCATTTTCTGCAAATATTGAGTAGCGTGTTTTTTAGATTTTGCCTCTTTGAGGTTGCATCCAAAAATATTTGCACCTGCTTCGTTCATTTCCCGTTCTGTAGTTAACAGAATATATTTACTGGGGGATGTGTAATCCATCAATACTATCTCCAAAAATATAGAATCTAATTCGGAGCAGACAATTTCCAGTATAAAATATTTAAAATAGGCAACAAAACTTAGATACAAAGCAACACAACAAGGTTTTGAAATTAACGTTTATGTTTCCTAAGACTTGGAAGAATGTAAACAACACAAAAGCCTACAGCCAGATGAACCGTCACACATATTCGATGTATACGAGTTAACCCAAAAGTGTAACTTACCTCAAAAAATTGCTTCTAGCCCCAATGCAATGGTATTTGAACGACAGTCATGAGTAACCCTTTTTCCCATCCCGAAGATCCAGATTTGCATTTATCTATTCAGGAGAACCTAAAACAGCTTTCGGCTCAGTTGGGATCTCCCTTGGACGAATCATCAGTCATGGAAATATACCAGGATGCGTGCGATCTACTAAGCCACCTTTCCCCATCACCTCTTACTCTCGCCCGCGTTGCTGGAACATTACTGGTTTACCGAGTCAATGATACAGAACCAGAAGAATCTAAGTGGTTCAGCAGCCAGGTGAAACAATGCCTAGACGACGAAGAAGTTGAGGAGTTGATCGAATCTATCTCTCGCACTGATGCTTTGTAATCGCTGAGAAAACGGAGTCTCGCAATTCTTCTTTAAACTTTTAATTCAGTCCCAGGAGGAAAAGTACGATGAAAATTGCATTAACAAATTTACCGCCAGAACACGGAGAACGGATTGCTCGTTTGCTTGTAGAAGAGCATATTGTAGCCTGTGTTAACCTGTATCCAGTCCACAGTATATATTCTTGGAAAGGAGAAGTTTGTTCAGAGGCAGAAGTGACATTAATGATGAAGGTTTCAACTCAAGGAATAGAGCGTTTAAAACAACGTATTTGTGAACTTCATCCCTATGAGTTACCAGAGTTTGTTGTTATTGAGGTTGATAACAATGCTTCTCTGCGGGAGTATATTGACTTTGTTAAAGGAGAAACTCATCTGTATTAAGATAAATTAGTGTTATCAAGTTTCCTCACCAATCTCTTGATCACAATCTGCACTCGCGGGATCATCTTTCCAGCACTCCATAAGAAAGTCTAAGTCTGAGTTTTATGAAGTTTGAACGTTACTATTGCGGAGAAGCTGACTCTTGTGGCAATAGCGCAAGCACCCACATCCAAGCGCGGGATATCAGTCTTTACGAACTAGAGGAAACTTTTGGATTAGAGTTAGTTACCGATATTAATTTTTTCCCAGAATGGCGAGAAAATTTACCTTTACTAACAGATATTGAAAAATCATCTTTAGAAAGAGTAAAAAGCAATTATTCAAATTTAACTAAACGCCGCCCCATGTCTGAAGAAGTAGTGAAGATGGTTGTGTTGTCTCCATTACTTGATTTAGCTGGTTTTTATCAACCTAATTTCGAGATTGAAACAGAAACTTCTACTGAAATTTCTGCTGTAGATGAAAGCGTTATCGTTAAAGGTAGTATTGATGTTTTAGTTGTAAATAAAAGACTTTGGATACTTGTTATTGAATCTAAAAACACCAAATTTGATGTGATATCTGCACTACCTCAAGCACTGGCTTACATACTCGACACTCCCAATGCTGAACGACCAACTTTTGGTTTGCTTGTCAATGGTAGAGAGTTTGTTTTTGTCAAATTAGTTCAGGCACAAAATCCAAAATATACTCGTTCTGATGCTTTATCAATAGAAAAACCAAATGAAATTCAGCAAGTTTTAAGCGTACTAAAAAGATTTAGTGAATTAATTCTGTTGTAGTATTTTTAACTGAAAAAACAAGATACAAGCGTGTTTGAATATTGGGATTGACAATAGTTTTGGTCAACCGAAGAAAAGGATACTGGGGTAGAGAGATTCTAATCACCATCAAGTATTTTTCTGCTACAGTCAGAAGATTGAGTTTTTACCAAAGTTTATGTCAATTAATCTCCAACTTGAAACACCACGTTTGTTACTGCGTGAGTTTCAAAACAGTGACAAGGTAGCATTCGCCGCTTATCGCTCAGATCCAGGAACAGCAAAATATCAAAGTTGGGATACACCCTATTCAGAAGCACAAGCAGAAGCTTTTATAGAATCTTTGCAGCATTTAACCTCCAGTATTTTAGGTGAGTGGTATCAATTAGCCATTGAACTCAAATCAACAAGACAAATCATTGGTGACTGTGCTTTCTGTATCTTAGCTGAGGATGGAAAACAAGGAGAAATTGGCTTTACCTTAGCGCGTAAATACCAAGGTAACGGCTATGGCACGGAAGCTGTGATTTTTTTATTAAATTATTTATTTAACCATCTAAATTTACATCGAGTGCGCGCTAACTGCGACCCTGAAAATCTAGCATCCATTAAACTATTAGAACGAGTTGGTATGCGCCTTGAAGGTCGTTTTATTAAGAGTTTGTGGTTTAAAAATAATTGGGTAGATGAAATGTGGTTTGCTATTTTACAAGATGAATTTACAGCCGTTAATGTGTAGTGCAATTTGTATATTAATCTGCACATTAAACCTATTGTTGAAATTTATCAAGCTCCCTTACCTAACATTGCAGGTACGTCAATCTCTTTAATACAAGTAGCTTGTGATCAGGAAAGATACAGTCAAGAATGCGAAAAAGATCCCCTAGAGCGATCGCTTCACCATAGCTCAGATTCCCGGCTGCAAGATCCACCAACACTTCGGGTGTGCCAACGTTGTCAGGGTTAATTACGGTTACGATCAATTGGTTGCTGTGGGGTGCTTTACGGAGATTATCTACTGGCGTAAGCGCGTGTTTGTGCCAACGGGAGGGCCCACGGCGGCGGTGATTGGGATTTTTGGGTAATAAGAGCAAAGCGATGTGGTTAAAGCCCGTTGCTTTGTTTTTTCAAAATTCTGCTGAGTGCATCAAAGCTTGGGACTTTTGAAGCTAAATGCGCGTATGCTTCAATAATATATATGACTTGCGACCTCCCACAAGAAGACTATGCCAAAAAATTTGGCTTTGAAAGTAGACCAGTTTTTCAATGCAAACCCACACTGCATCATCGCTACCGTTCACGTTGACAGCTTTCCCGCCGACCTACCCCTAGAACCGAATATTCGGGAACCAAACAAGAAAAGTTCGACATACAGACAGATTTTTGACTCTCTGACTACCGAACCCGAAAAGTTCTTCGAGCGACATAGTGGGATTGTACTGTGTGCCAACAAAGTCAAGCCCAACAGTAAAAAGACACAACTAGAATTAGAGATACTTGAGGCTTCTGAGGGTGGTAGCGACGGTATCATTAATGGTGGGCATACGGTTTTAGCGTTTGAGCAAGCAAGAAATTATAAATATGACCTAACCGAAGCTAGAGTCAAAGTCACAATTCATATTGGATTAACTGAGGATGAGGCGAAAGACATTGCCCTAGCATCAAACACATCTGCCCCAGTAGATGCCCGTTCTAAAGTCAACGCCAGAGGTGACTATAAATTCCTCAAGCAGTTTTTAGCGCAATTGGAACGTGAGCAAAAGACAAAGTTCAGAATTGCATATTACCAAAACCAAAGCGGTGCGCCTAAAAGTCCACAGTGCAATGTCAACCATCTCATCAAATTAATGAACTGCTTGGATAGAAATAAGTACAACCCGGACTCTAAAAGCAGAACCAAGCACCCGCCTGTCAGCAATACGCCATCATTGAGTGAGGCGGAAAGACAACGCCTGTCGAAACTGTTACCGTTACTGTCCAAGGGGTTATGGATTGAGCAACGACTATTTCAGGTAATCGAGGGGCATATCACCAAGCCTAAAAGAAAGGGGGTAGTTGACCTCGCCTCAATCGACTCCCGCAAGAATACGCTGTTGCCCGATAGCAGATATTCGTTCGGCTTTTCTGCGCCGGCTGATATTGCTATGCCCATTGTTGCTGCCTATCGAGTGTTTTTGGATGAACAGTACAATTGGATAATACCTTTTGATGACTTTGCTGAAGATTTTCTGCAACATCTGTGGAATAACTATTACCGCAAGTATTTGGTGTCAGAAAAATTGGCAGGCAATACAGTTGGGAGTAAAATCTGCCGTAATCCAGTGATTTGGGATAATCTTTACGTTTCGGCGCAAAGTTATCTTAATCAGCAGTTGCTTAAGATGGTTGGATCAAGCACTAAGCGCGAAGAATTGAAGCTGGTGAATTGACGATAATTATTGCTCTATTTCCAAATTGATACCTATGCAGAAGCTAGAAAGCCTATACTGTAAGGTATCTGCAATTTTTATGATTGTGATTCGCTCCTTATTAAAACTGCTATGACTGATACACCCAGCAACCGACTAGACCGGATTGAGGCAATTTTAGATAGGGTAGCATCTCAACAACAACTAAATACTCAGGCGATCGCCCAACTGACAACAAAGCTGGACAACCTTAGCGATAACGTCAACGACCTAACCAGTAACGTCAACTCTGTATTGGCTAGGGATGCCATACTGAATGATGTGTTACTAGAACTGCGTGATAGTCACGAACAGCACCAACAGAATTTTGAAGAACACCAGCGAACTACTAATGCTGCCTTAAACCAGCTTGGGGCTATCTTGGTACAATTAACGAGAATAGACCCACAAAATTAAACCCTGTCCTAACAAGTCCTAAATTTCTCTGGTTTGCTTTTCTTTAGACAACTTGACTGTTGAATCAAATTTAAGTTAATCCAGCTTTCTTGAGCCGGGAGAGTAACCCTGAACGAGTGCTGTAGTCCTTCTGTATTTGTTGAATACTAGCTTTAAACTCCTCTAATGACCCTTGATATTCCGCCAAATCTCGTAAATCAATGAGATATGCAACGGCTTGCTCGTAGGGTTTAGATTGCTTCAGTTCTATTAATCTATATACCTCCAACCATACCTTATCTTCTTTTAAAGCCAGTGATTCTAACTTACGTACTTTCTCTTGTTGTGCTATTAGCAATTCCTGCTTAGTACGGTGTTCATTTTGCTCTTTAGCACCTTTTAATAATTCAGTTACAGAGCGTCTAGAAATATTATCATAACTAGAATTTTTTGCAGACTTAAATATTTCCCTTAATCTTTTTATCAGCTTCAGCTTAACATTAGGTTCATCCTTGACTATTTTGAGGAGAAATTCATTTTTTTCTGAAGATGATAAAGCTTGAATCCATTCTTCTATTGGTTCAACTTCAGATTTTTGAGAAACACTTAGCTCAGTTGCAGATGTTATAAGATCCTGATCGATATCAAAAAATTCTATAAAATTCTCTAGATAGACTGGGAGTTTTTTTAAATTTGCCGGAACAGGTGGTTCCAGCAAATCTTCTTCTTCCTCAGTGATGGACATGGAAGTAGCTTTTAACCAAGCAAGATATAAAGCTCTTAAATCTCCCTGCAAAATGTCGTCTCGAATCTGTAAAAACTTACTTAAGCAACCTTCACCTTCTATCCAAGTCCGATATTCTTCATCATCAATATTAATATCTAAAATTACATAGCTTGAGGTTGTAGATACTGTAATTTGCTCAGGTAAACAGTAAGGAGCGAAAACTGATGAGTCAATCACCGATTTTGGCAGCCGAAATACTAATTGTCTAGTCCCCCAATTTGCCATACATAACATAACGTCAAAGCACTTTTCTAAAAGCTCCTTGGGTTCACCTCTAAAGTCACCATAACTGTAAGTGAAAATTGCACTTCTTGATGTTAGCTGCACACGGCTAGAGAGACTACTAATATACGTTTGCTCTGATGTCGTTAATGGATGGTCTAATGCTTGAAATTCGTAATACTGATATTCGCTCATCGTCTCTATTAATTGTTTTTGTATTACCGCAAAATAAAGTTAAGTTCTAGCTAACTTTCTGCTCTGCAAACAGTGACAACTGCCCCGGAGAAACATTACCTCTGCCAAAACGGTGGTATGACAGGTGACAGCCACTACACAGACAAACTAAGTTTTCTAAGCGATTGTCAGACGGATCTCTATTCCAATGATGGACTTGCAATGTGTGGGCTTTACGCTCAGAAAAAGTTAAATTATCGGGTTTTTCCCCTGGACGTAAGCAGACTCTACCGCACTTAGCACAACGCCAGTCAGAAGCCGCTTTCAAAGCTGTGGCTAGTTGTTTCCAATTGTCTGGATATACACCCTGAACCATAACAGTGTTTTATAACTGATGAAGTAGGTTAATGGCTTAGTAATTACAAGAGCTTACCTCATTCATCAGGCCAATTCAAATACTCTTGCGTTGACTACGGTGATCGCATCTCATACTGTACCAAACCCCGTACTTGCTACAATCGAATCAATTGAAACTGCCAACTATTTTTTTTAGCAGGTATGTCAAGTTTTTGGTTCTGGGAACGGGATTCAGTTGAATACGAAATTTTCAATAAATATGAACGGGCATTAGTTACTCTTGGCGTAAACTTTTCTCTTGAGCAAGTTAGTGAAGCCCTAGAAGGTTGCACTTGTGGGCTAGAAGATGCGTTTAGAAGCACAATCGACTATGCTTTGTGGTTACAAAAGAATGAAAAACAAGTTTACCCAAACGCAATTTTGATTCGTGCTTTACAGGAACAATGGAAGCCGATGGCATGGTCTGATGACTACCTCGAACTACCAAGCTTAGAATCACCTGGACAAAGGTGGTGGAATGCCGCAGCTAAATTATGGGGGTACGATTTACGTAATCAACTTGTTGCAGATGTGTTTTATGATGACGGCACAGAATTTATCAAATTCACCAACGGCAAAGAAATTACTTTAGAGACTGCATGGCGTTGGGAATGGGAACGAGTGCTGGAATATGCGACTAATTAATAACTGAGGTTGCTAATGGAACAGCGCGTAGTTTAATGAGTCGAGTCAGATAGTAAGCTTAAGGGATTCCCCGGCTATGACTCTCAACCGTATTTTGTGGAATTACCTAATAGCCCCAACAGTAATCACTATTGCTGTTTGCGGTTGCACTACACAGACTCCCAACACTCAGGATTTAATTGCTCAGTCGCCAAAAGATAGCCAATTAGTCCGTACTTTATCAGCACGGTCTGATTCAGGTTATTCGGTTGCGTATTCTCCAAGCTCTGTGGGAACAATTCTTGCTAGTGCTGGTGCTAAAAGCATTAAGCTTTGGAATCCTAACACGGGTAAACTATTGCGTACTTTATCAGGACAAGCTTTTACTGTCAGCTTTAGCCCAGATGGTCAGATTCTCGCTAGTGGTTCTCAGGACGGCAGCCTGAATTTGTGGGATGTTCAAACAGGGAAACTCATCCGTACACTCCAACACTCAGAACCAGTGCTTGGTGTAGTTTTTAGTCCAGATGGACAAACTTTGGTTAGTAATCTTGATCTCGGATCTATCATCAGGCTGTGGAATTGGCGTACTGGAGAAATCATCCGCATAAAGGATGACCCTGACGCTTATCAAAAAGGATTTGAGAACTTCAAAACTCAACCAGCCACTTTTAGCCTGGATGGTCAAACATTATTTGCTACAAGTGGTTCTGGTTCTATGCTCCAGTCGTGGAATCTGAAAACTAGTAAACGAACAGGCAGTTTCGATGCGAAATCATCAATTAATGCTGTCGCTATCAGCCCAGATGGAAACACCCTAGCTACTGGCATTCGGGATAATGCAATTAAACTGTGGAATATTAATGATGGTAAACTTATTCACACTTTAACTGGTCATCAAGGTCAAGTCAGAACTGTTGCCTTTAGCCCAGATGGAACATTACTGGCTAGTGGTAGCTCTGATGGCACTGTCAAATTGTGGAATGCTACTACTGGTAAAGAAATCAACACTTTTACAGCACACAAAGAACAAGTTTGGTCTGTGGCTTTCAATCCTGATGGCAAAACACTTGCTAGTACTGGACAAGATGGCAGTGTTAAGATTTGGGGTGTATCCCCACAATAAATCTACGAGCTTATGTAACCTTGTTCACCACCCACCGGATACCGCCACATCATCTCCTGCAATCCCATAGCTTCCCCATCCGGCGTGTATTGAGCCGTTTGTTGAGGTGAAGGCCAATTAAGGGATACAGCCGTTCAAAAGCTAAAATTTGCTAGAATTTACATTTGAAAGTATAAAAAAGGGGTTATGACCACAGCAGTCAGAAAATTTACCCTTGATGAGTACCTGTCCTATGATGATGGCACAGATACTAAGTACGAACTTGTGGATGGAGAATTGGTTGAAATGCCACCAGAAAGCGATAGGAATAATTTAATTTCTCTTTATCTCCTATCGCAGTTTCTCAAGTTTATCCCCATTCAACTCATCCGCCATAAAGATACAGAACTGGTAGTCATTGGCAATCGAACTCGTGTGCGGCTCCCTGATTTGATGATATTGACACAAGAATTATTTGAGGCGATCGCGGGGAGACGAGCAACTATCACTCCAGATATGCCTTCCCCCGCAATGGTAGTTGAGGTTGTCTCGCCAGGAAAGGTAAATGAAGATAGAGACTACCGTTATAAGCGTTCTGAATATGCTGCTAGGGGGATTCCTGAATACTGGATTGTTGACCCTGAAAAATCTCGAATTACTTTATTGACTTTGGTTGATGGACTATATGAAGAGTCAGTGTTTCAGGAGACGGACATGATTAGGTCTACAACATTTCCAATGCTGGATTTAACGGCATCACAGGTATTGGCTGCTGGGCTAGTTCTTTAGCCTGTCACATTTCTATGCACGAGGGATTATCAACAGAGTGGCTTTTTTCAATCTATGAATTAACCAAAAAGAGTAACTTACCTCAACAAATTTCTTAGAGTCTCAATCCAATGACATTTTAACGACAATTATGAGTTCCCCTATTTCCCATGCTGAAGATCCAGACTTCCATTCATCTATTCAGGAAAACCTAAAACAGCTTTCGGCTCAGTTGGGATCTCCCTTGGACGAATCATCAGTCATGGAAATATACCAGGATGCGTGTGATCTACTAAGCCACCTTTCCCCTTCACCTCTTACTCTTGCCCGTGTTGCCGGAACATTACTGGTTTACCAGGTCAATGACACAGAACTGGAAGAATCTAAGTGGTTCAGCAACCAGGTGAAACAATGTCTGGACGAAGAAGAAGTTGAGGAGTTGATTGAATCTATGTCTCGCACTGATGCTTTATGAACTTCAAGTAAATAACTCAGACCGAAAATTTTGGCTGAATAACCGCAAAAAAGTTAACAATTATTGTTGGTTCCAAAAAATTAATATCGCTGGCTGTGCGGACTACAAATGACCAGCAAAGCACAACAGACTATGGCAAAGGCTCTTACAACCCCATCAATAAAAGCTCAAAGCTTTTACTAGTGTCAATTGATGCTAAATTCTGTATGCTTCATTAATATGCACTGCACTCCTCACACAAGAAGACTATGCCAAAAAATTGGGCTTTGAAAATAGACCAGTTTTTTAATGCAAACCCCCACTGCATCATCGCTACCGCCCATGTAGACACATTTCCCGCCGACCTACCCTTAGAACCAAATATCCGAGAACCGAACAAGAAAAGTGCAACATACAGACAAATATTTGACTCGGTGACGACTCAACCAGAAAAATTCTTTGAGCGTCATAGTGGAATTGTACTGTGTGCCAACAAGGTTAAACCCAATAAAAATCTAGCGTGGCAAAACTTACTAGAGAAGACGACTCTCTAGATTAGCCAAGTAAGCCTTGGGGTCTCTGCGAAATCGATACTGTTCAATTCTGGCTTTGTGGTGTTTTTGCAATTGAGAGCGTAATTCGAGCCAAGTATGAATATCAACTTGTGCTAAATCAGATGCGGTAAAAGAATGAAGCTTAGTAGCTATCGCACAGGCAAGTTTGACAGAACCACGAATAACGAGAGATGAGGGGGCAACCTTACGACCGGTACAACGACGTTGATGATAACGTAGCATACCAAAAGCGTGTTCTAAGTCATTATTAGTTCTAGGAAAATCTTCAATTTCATAACAATGAAAAAGTCCAGACCAGTAGCTGTGGGTGGTTTTTATAAAGTTATCGATTGCAGTGTTCAGGGTACCAGCTTTCTGCTTTTGTTGAGACATTTCTGTCAACAGTTGCTGATAACTTTGTTTGACCCCAGCAGCATCAAGACCTATTTTATTGTTGAGAATATTACTAGCTTTATCAACCCACTGATATGCAACCCTCACAGGTGAAAATAAAGATGCAGTAGCAGATAATCCCTTAGCTAGAAGGTGTTTTAGGTTAACTAAAGGTGGTGGTAAAGCACTTCTTTTTTCCATCCTTTCTAAGCTTTGTTCTATCAAAGTCAAATTTTCTTGTAACTTTAATCCAGATGCCTCTAACGGTGGATGTCCATCATTGGTTATAGAACTACGGACTGCCGAGCAATAATCTTCAATAATAGTCACCAAATCCTTATCTTCATTGGTAACACTACGTTCAATTTCTCGTAATCCTCTAACTTTTTTTTTTCAATTCCTTTTTTGCATTTCTATCCGCCTCATATATGGGTTTAATTGCTTCTTTCAGGTAATGGTAATGACATAAACCATGAGCAATTTTAGGTAATGCTAACCCAACAGCTTTACGAATTGATTGTTGTCCATCACTAACAACTCCATCAATTGGTACATCCAGTGTATTAGCCACTTCTAATAATAACGCTACTAAATCTTCATTCCTTGATGATAATAAAGTTTTAGCAAGTAAAATTTCTCCTGATAGACAATCTCGAATTACCCATAATACCTCATGTCCAATTTCTGGCTGCATCCCATCAATGGCTAATATCACCCGTCCTTGATTAGCCACTATTGCTTTTAATCTTTTATGGTCTTTTAGCCATAAAGAAAGTAACTCGTCATATCTGTCAATTAAGTGTGTGACCGTTCGTTGACTTATACATATACCCTTTAATTCAAGGTGAGTATGTATTTGAGGAACACTTCTATGTTCCTGGTAGCGTAATGCTCCTATATAAGCAATCACATCCAAACCAAATTCGTTCTGTGGTAGAGCGAGTGACCCTTCTTGCTCTGGTCGATATGCTTTTTTATACCGCATACATGACTTATTTTGACATCGCCGAATTTTTAGCTGTAGTTCTACTACCCCATTTAGCGTTCTTATATGTCGAG
This region includes:
- a CDS encoding ISNCY family transposase (programmed frameshift), whose amino-acid sequence is MWNEYNNPRHIRTLNGVVELQLKIRRCQNKSCMRYKKAYRPEQEGSLALPQNEFGLDVIAYIGALRYQEHRSVPQIHTHLELKGICISQRTVTHLIDRYDELLSLWLKDHKRLKAIVANQGRVILAIDGMQPEIGHEVLWVIRDCLSGEILLAKTLLSSRNEDLVALLLEVANTLDVPIDGVVSDGQQSIRKAVGLALPKIAHGLCHYHYLKEAIKPIYEADRNAKKELKKKVRGLREIERSVTNEDKDLVTIIEDYCSAVRSSITNDGHPPLEASGLKLQENLTLIEQSLERMEKRSALPPPLVNLKHLLAKGLSATASLFSPVRVAYQWVDKASNILNNKIGLDAAGVKQSYQQLLTEMSQQKQKAGTLNTAIDNFIKTTHSYWSGLFHCYEIEDFPRTNNDLEHAFGMLRYHQRRCTGRKVAPSSLVIRGSVKLACAIATKLHSFTASDLAQVDIHTWLELRSQLQKHHKARIEQYRFRRDPKAYLANLESRLL